In Cryptococcus deuterogattii R265 chromosome 4, complete sequence, a genomic segment contains:
- a CDS encoding alcohol dehydrogenase — MKAFQITELVHPSKINVSQIEPPKPDANKAEVLVDVHAAALNFFDILQSQGKYQTKPPLPFVLGAELAGTISKSSPIPPGCPYKPGDRVFGITQGTFAEQAVAEWKRLLPVPKNLSFAEASTVPLTATTSYLAIVNRAQAKAGEWVLVHGAAGGVGIAACQIAKSLGCKVIAAASSDGKRQFCKDHGGADEVVDYTKEGWQNEVKKLTGGKGVDVVFDPVGMIVPSLKCVNFNARILVVGFAGGTIEKIPANLLLLKQASAVGVYWGATELREPETAKQISSSVVELLSKGDIRPIVHSTPYKGVEGVVQGLKDIEERKVWGKGVIIIREEEVKAKL, encoded by the exons ATGAAGGCCTTCCAAATAACCGAGCTTGTTCATCCGAGCAAGATCAATGT ATCTCAAATAGAGCCACCTAAACCTGATGCCAATAAAGCGGAAGTATTGGTTGACGTTCATGCAGCTGCATTGAACTTCTTTGA TATCCTGCAATCGCAAGGCAAATATCAGA CTAAACCGCCTTTACCGTTCGTCTTGGGTGCAGAGCTTGCAGGAACGATCTCCAAGTCCTCGCCTATCCCACCAGGATGTCCTTACAAACCAGGAG ATAGGGTATTTGGTATAACCCAAGGAACCTTCGCAGAGCAAGCCGTTGCCGAATGGAAGAGGCTATTACCAGTTCCCAAGAATCTCTCGTTCGCAGAAGCGTCTACGGTACCATT GACGGCAACGACGAGCTACCTTGCTATTGTCAATCGAGCTCAAGCTAAAGCAG GTGAATGGGTTTTGGTGCATGGTGCCGCTGGTGGCGTCGGTATAGCTGCTTGTCAAATTGCCAAAT CTTTAGGATGCAAGGTCAtagctgctgcttcttcagatGGCAAGCGACAGTTTTGCAAAGATCATGGAGGGGCAGATGAGGTGGTGGACTATACTAAAGAAGGTTGGCAA AACGAAGTCAAGAAGCTGACCGGCGGCAAAGGGGTGGACGTCGTATTTGACCCAGTTGGTATGATTGTACCCAGCCTGAAGTGTGTCAACTTCAACGCGCGGATACTCGTCGTGGGCTTTGCTGGTGGGACTATTGAAAAG ATCCCCGCCAATCTGCTACTTTTAAAACAAGCCAGTGCCGTCGGTGTCTACTGGGGCGCTACCGAAC TGCGAGAACCTGAAACTGCCAAGCAAATAAGTTCATCGGTCGTTGAACTTCTCTCGAAAGGCGACATCCGTCCCATCGTCCATTCAACGCCTTACAAGGGTGTCGAAGGTGTGGTTCAAGGTTTGAAAGATAtcgaggagaggaaggtatGGGGTAAAGgagtcatcatcattcgtgaggaagaggtcaaaGCAAAGCTTTAA
- a CDS encoding CAMK/CAMK1/CAMK1-RCK protein kinase: MLSSFKQILRHGKHAQQASPSPQPDTKSGRSKTTQAQQQQAAAAVQQQAQPQQPSQPQQQQHRRNDEYSSRLTTSTAQQNKVPAASPNYREEAEKIVADERAQSEKMPVYAGLEEFKLIEKMGDGAFSNVYKAVDRKSGQKVAVKVVRKYELNQSQHGNKHLNANFKKRGPRVTERANILKEVQIMRGIDHPSIVKLLKFFESDEYYFLVLELMEGGELFHQIVKLTYFSEALSRHVILQVAEGIRYLHEERGVVHRDIKPENLLFERIPIIPSRNPIHRPYDEEKEDEGEFQPGIGGGEIGRVKIADFGLSKIVWDEQTMTPCGTVGYTAPEIVKDERYSKSVDMWALGCVLYTLLCGFPPFYDESINVLTEKVARGYYTFLSPWWDDISHSAKDLISHLLCVDPAQRYTIDEFLAHPWIRGTAPPPPPTARPVPSEAPMYSPLLASIRAGNREARSPGVGALKEAFDVTYAVHRMEEEGARRRAYNGPGGAGQRGFLQGLNEEAEEEDEQAQVEEARRKHGEAVARQIQEHRGRAAANAAAGIKEPPVTNYVGRGGANRREAEAVIYDGRAGQRDRGRDGKSTGGFDLDLNNATLLGRRGKKVAPSPLAQQVQAGQ; this comes from the exons ATGCTGTCAAGTTTTAAGC AGATCCTTCGTCACGGGAAGCATGCTCAACAGGCGTCTCCGAGCCCCCAGCCTGATACGAAGAGCGGCCGATCAAAGACTACTCAggctcagcagcaacaggcTGCAGCTGCTGTTCAGCAACAGGCTCAACCCCAACAACCGTCCCAGCcccagcaacaacaacatcgCCGCAATGACGAATACAGCTCAAGGCTTACAACAAGCACTG CTCAACAAAACAAGGTACCGGCTGCGTCACCCAATTATAGggaagaagccgaaaaGATCGTTGCCGATGAGAGGGCACAAAGCGAAAAGATGCCTGTATATGCC GGACTTGAAGAATTCAAGTTGATAGAAAAAATGGGCGACGGTGCCTTTTCTAATGTATACAAAGCTGTCGATCGCAAGAGCGGTCAGAAAGTGGCCGTCAAGGTTGTTCGCAAGTATGAACTCAATCAGTCACAG CACGGCAACAAGCATTTGAACGCCAActtcaagaagaggggacCGAGGGTTACAGAG CGTGCCAATATTCTCAAGGAAGTCCAAATCATGCGTGGAATTGACCACCCTAGTATCGTCAAGCTTTTGAAATTCTTTGAAAGCGACGAATATTACTTCTTGGTCCTCGAGC TGATGGAGGGCGGTGAATTATTCCATCAGATCGTCAAGCTCACCTACTTTTCCGAGGCTCTTTCTCGACACGTTATCCTGCAAGTCGCTGAAGGTATTCGATATCTGCACGAGGAGCGAGGTGTTGTGCATCG TGATATTAAGCCCGAAAATCTCTTGTTCGAACGCATCCCAATTATTCCCTCTCGTAATCCTATACATCGGCCgtatgatgaggaaaaggaagatgagggagaatTCCAACCTGGGATTGGGGGAGGTGAGATCGGTAGGGTGAAGATTGCCGACTTCGGACTGTCAAAGATTGTATGGGATGAGCAGACCATGACCCCTTGCGGTACCGTCGGATACACTGCTCCCGAAATCGTCAAAGACGAAAGATATAGTAAGAGCGTCGACATGTGGGCTCTTGGTTGTGTCTTGTACACGCTTCTCTGTGGTTTTCCTC CCTTCTACGACGAAAGCATCAACGTTCTTACAGAGAAAGTTGCTCGGGGTTATTACACCTTCCTGAGCCCTTGGTGGGACGACATTTCCCATTCGGCGAAAGACCTaatctcccatctcctttgCGTTGACCCTGCTCAGCGATATACCATTGACGAGTTCCTTGCTCATCCTTGGATCCGAGGtactgctcctcctcctccacccacTGCTCGCCCTGTGCCCAGCGAGGCTCCCATgtactctcctcttcttgcttctatCCGCGCTGGTAACCGTGAAGCCCGCTCTCCAGGAGTTGGTGCGCTCAAGGAAGCCTTCGACGTCACTTACGCCGTTCATCgtatggaagaagagggcgCTCGACGTCGTGCGTACAATGGTCCTGGCGGTGCCGGTCAGCGCGGTTTCTTGCAAGGCCTGAATGaggaggctgaagaagaagacgagcaGGCGCAGGTTGAGGAAGCTCGTAGGAAGCATGGGGAAGCTGTGGCCCGTCAAATCCAAGAACATCGTGGTCGGGCAGCTGCCAATGCGGCTGCTGGTATCAAAGAACCACCTGTGACCAACTATGTCGGTCGTGGAGGTGCCAATAGgagagaagctgaagcAGTGATCTACGATGGCCGAGCGGGGCAAAGGGATAGGGGCAGGGATGGCAAAAGCACAGGAGGGTTCGACTTGGATCTCAATAACGCAACATTACTTGgcaggagagggaaaaaggtTGCCCCAAGTCCTCTAGCACAGCAGGTGCAAGCTGGCCAGTGA
- a CDS encoding 2-deoxy-D-gluconate 3-dehydrogenase has protein sequence MSYVEDLFGLTGKTALITGATRGIGSRMALALAKAGADIILVQRNTSNTSTRDAIVAAGRKADIVVCDLSDAAAVGKLIPHVTKELGRTLDIVVNCGGIQRRHPVENFPDDDWNEVLQVNLNTVFTITRDAGRHMLESRGGVAGEPVPEGGAAGNPRGFGKIINISSLVAFQGGLNVVAYAAAKHGVQGIVKSFSNGWAAKGVCVNAIAPGYIATDMNEALIADKDRARQILERIPAGRWGTPEDFEGAVVFLASRASDYVTGECLFVDGGWMAR, from the exons ATGTCCTACGTAGAAGATCTCTTTGGCCTTACCGGGAAAACTGCTTT GATTACTGGCGCAACCCGAGGCATCGGGTCCCGAATGGCCCTTGCTCTCGCCAAAGCTGGTGCCGACATCATCCTTGTCCAACGTAACACTAGCAACACCTCCACCCGAGACGCCATTGTTGCCGCCGGCCGCAAGGCCGACATTGTCGTTTGCGACCTCAGTGATGCGGCCGCTGTTGGCAAGCTCATTCCCCACGTTACCAAGGAGCTCGGACGAACTCTTGACATTGTCGTGAACTGTGGCGGTATCCAACGTCGACACCCGGTTGAGAACTTCCCTGATGATGACTGGAACGAAGTTCTCCAGGTCAACTTGAACACTGTCTTCACTATCACTCGAGATGCTGGTAGGCATATGCTCGAATCTCGAGGTGGTGTCGCTGGTGAGCCCGTCCCCGAAGGCGGTGCCGCTGGCAACCCCAGGGGCTTCGGCAagatcatcaacatctccaGTTTGGTGGCTTTCCAGGGTGGTTTGAACGTTGTGGCTTACGCTGCTGCCAAGCACGGTGTCCAAGGAATC GTCAAGTCCTTCTCTAACGGCTGGGCTGCCAAGGGCGTCTGTGTCAATGCCATTGCCCCTGGTTACATCGCTACCGAC ATGAACGAGGCTCTCATAGCAGACAAGGACCGAGCTCGTCAAATCCTCGAACGTATCCCTGCCGGCAGATGGGGAACCCCTGAAGATTTCGAGGGTGCCGttgtcttccttgcttctcGAGCGAGTGACTACGTTACCGGTGAATGTCTTTTCGTTGACGGTGGATGGATGGCTC GTTAA